One window from the genome of Garra rufa chromosome 1, GarRuf1.0, whole genome shotgun sequence encodes:
- the LOC141314739 gene encoding beta-galactoside-binding lectin-like — protein sequence MSGVLVQNMSFKAGQTLTLTGVPSADSTNFAINIGSSAEDIALHMNPRFDAHGDQRAVVCNSFQGGSWCEEHREGSFPFNQNEEFQLKITFTNEEFLVTLPDGSEIHFPNRQGAEKYKYMHFEGEVRIQGIEIK from the exons ATGAGC GGTGTGCTTGTGCAGAACATGTCCTTCAAGGCAGGACAGACTCTGACTTTAACAGGAGTCCCCAGTGCTGATTCCACAAA ttttgctATTAACATTGGTAGCAGCGCTGAGGACATCGCTCTTCACATGAACCCTCGTTTTGATGCCCATGGTGACCAGCGTGCTGTAGTGTGCAATTCATTCCAGGGTGGCAGCTGGTGTGAGGAACACAGAGAAGGCAGCTTTCCGTTTAATCAGAACGAGGAGTTCCAG CTAAAAATCACTTTCACCAATGAGGAATTCCTGGTGACTCTTCCTGATGGTTCTGAGATTCACTTTCCTAACCGTCAAGGCGCTGAGAAGTACAAATATATGCACTTTGAAGGCGAGGTCAGGATCCAAGGGATTGAAATCAAGTAG